A single Asterias rubens chromosome 13, eAstRub1.3, whole genome shotgun sequence DNA region contains:
- the LOC117298999 gene encoding uncharacterized protein LOC117298999 isoform X3, giving the protein MMKMDGMKWVAKNMLRRSDLATVVIDQKTVQELINGKLISSLNDVSLDLLKWSYSEPNYAFPDVFSAWSDLDAGFTQLLQEYMEECSRYRKTFKDITAEGKKVTEVQREKEKSASKVVACRNKVESAKKAKKTEKSKIVNLESELYLAQAKDGEMAEVLKKCLSEFEVFKAVLLKESMTKHCQSLMGFLEKSTALCKVKLEAVESMPSGPAMTPSSVSENSSKVEDVFRKLHLQLPPRDPALERNLPAQKFKSLPPPQTFNNSPQNCRLPLEPVFTQQGKNKQPKGGVPVFNRASESDESDLEDENEYMTPDEEMLKRKISGNEAPKLPPRNNEVEVQQIEEDEEDDMYVVPNLSPCLSSPGASKSEYFEVVSDTETPVMPPSFNSSANAAQCPPRIQVEQNEPQSDPVYFVPDDGQEDFDQLYGNVDNDEFKEHQRQSVAVSPTPQTKLRKPAVFPKPFQKAVKDPPPKSPKNSPPPVVIEDDDIYSCVYEEEKSE; this is encoded by the exons TGAGCTTGGACCTACTCAAATGGTCTTACAGTGAGCCCAACTATGCATTCCCAGATGTGTTCTCAGCGTGGTCCGACTTGGATGCCGGATTTACTCAACTCTTACAAGAATATATGGAAGAG TGTTCCAGATACAGAAAGACGTTCAAGGACATCACAGCAGAAGGAAAGAAAGTCACAGAAGTCCAGAGAGAAAAAGAGAAATCTGCAAGCAAGGTGGTCGCCTGCCGGAACAAG GTGGAGAGTGCCAAGAAGGccaagaaaacagaaaaatcaAAAATTGTGAACTTGGAGTCGGAGCTGTATTTG GCACAAGCAAAAGATGGAGAAATGGCCGAAGTACTGAAGAAATGTCTTTCAGAATTTGAAGTCTTTAAG GCTGTGCTGTTGAAGGAGTCGATGACAAAACACTGTCAATCTCTGATGGGTTTCCTTGAGAAAAGCACCGCCTTGTGTAAGGTGAAACTAGAAGCAGTCGAGTCGATGCCGAGTGGACCAGCAATGACACCTAGTTCTGTATCAG AAAATAGCAGTAAAGTTGAGGACGTTTTCAGAAAGTTGCATCTTCAGCTCCCTCCAAGAGATCCAGCGTTAGAACGAAACCTGCCAGCACAGAAGTTCAAGTCTTTGCCACCCCCGCAGACCTTTAATAACTCGCCCCAAAACTGCAGGCTACCATTGGAACCTGTTTTCACACAACAGGGTAAAAATAAGCAGCCGAAGGGTGGGGTTCCAG TTTTTAACCGTGCATCTGAGAGCGATGAAAGTGACTTGGAAGATGAAAACGAATATATGACGCCTGATGAGGAAATGCTTAAAAGGAAAATCTCTGGAAATGAAGCGCCGAAACTCCCACCAAGAAATA aTGAGGTAGAGGTTCAACAAATTGAAGAGGATGAAGAGGATGATATGTACGTCGTTCCAAATCTCTCCCCATGTCTTTCATCCCCAGGGGCCAGCAAATCAGAATATTTTGAAGTTGTGTCAGATACAGAGACCCCTGTTATGCCACCGAG TTTCAACAGTTCAGCCAATGCAGCCCAATGCCCTCCCAGAATCCAAGTGGAGCAAAATGAACCGCAAAGCGACCCCGTCTACTTCGTCCCCGATGACGGCCAGGAGGACTTCGACCAGCTCTACGGCAATGTGGATAACGACGAATTTAAAGAACATCAACGTCAATCAGTGGCTGTCAGCCCAACACCCCAAACTAAACTTCGCAAGCCGGCTGTCTTCCCTAAGCCATTCCAGAAAGCGGTGAAAGACCCACCTCCAAAAAGTCCTAAAA ATTCCCCGCCACCAGTAGTCATCGAAGACGACGATATTTATTCCTGTGTCTACGAAGAAGAAAAATCAG AATGA
- the LOC117298999 gene encoding uncharacterized protein LOC117298999 isoform X1 yields the protein MMKMDGMKWVAKNMLRRSDLATVVIDQKTVQELINGKLISSLNDVSLDLLKWSYSEPNYAFPDVFSAWSDLDAGFTQLLQEYMEECSRYRKTFKDITAEGKKVTEVQREKEKSASKVVACRNKVESAKKAKKTEKSKIVNLESELYLAQAKDGEMAEVLKKCLSEFEVFKAVLLKESMTKHCQSLMGFLEKSTALCKVKLEAVESMPSGPAMTPSSVSENSSKVEDVFRKLHLQLPPRDPALERNLPAQKFKSLPPPQTFNNSPQNCRLPLEPVFTQQGKNKQPKGGVPVFNRASESDESDLEDENEYMTPDEEMLKRKISGNEAPKLPPRNNEVEVQQIEEDEEDDMYVVPNLSPCLSSPGASKSEYFEVVSDTETPVMPPSFNSSANAAQCPPRIQVEQNEPQSDPVYFVPDDGQEDFDQLYGNVDNDEFKEHQRQSVAVSPTPQTKLRKPAVFPKPFQKAVKDPPPKSPKNSPPPVVIEDDDIYSCVYEEEKSGGSPPAPSARTTSPTDETSALKFEHSYVNLVCDTVPLHEPSFNEVPYDENEFEVRHTYFKLPNTKRPVPAHKPQSPQLRPVAAVRSSLK from the exons TGAGCTTGGACCTACTCAAATGGTCTTACAGTGAGCCCAACTATGCATTCCCAGATGTGTTCTCAGCGTGGTCCGACTTGGATGCCGGATTTACTCAACTCTTACAAGAATATATGGAAGAG TGTTCCAGATACAGAAAGACGTTCAAGGACATCACAGCAGAAGGAAAGAAAGTCACAGAAGTCCAGAGAGAAAAAGAGAAATCTGCAAGCAAGGTGGTCGCCTGCCGGAACAAG GTGGAGAGTGCCAAGAAGGccaagaaaacagaaaaatcaAAAATTGTGAACTTGGAGTCGGAGCTGTATTTG GCACAAGCAAAAGATGGAGAAATGGCCGAAGTACTGAAGAAATGTCTTTCAGAATTTGAAGTCTTTAAG GCTGTGCTGTTGAAGGAGTCGATGACAAAACACTGTCAATCTCTGATGGGTTTCCTTGAGAAAAGCACCGCCTTGTGTAAGGTGAAACTAGAAGCAGTCGAGTCGATGCCGAGTGGACCAGCAATGACACCTAGTTCTGTATCAG AAAATAGCAGTAAAGTTGAGGACGTTTTCAGAAAGTTGCATCTTCAGCTCCCTCCAAGAGATCCAGCGTTAGAACGAAACCTGCCAGCACAGAAGTTCAAGTCTTTGCCACCCCCGCAGACCTTTAATAACTCGCCCCAAAACTGCAGGCTACCATTGGAACCTGTTTTCACACAACAGGGTAAAAATAAGCAGCCGAAGGGTGGGGTTCCAG TTTTTAACCGTGCATCTGAGAGCGATGAAAGTGACTTGGAAGATGAAAACGAATATATGACGCCTGATGAGGAAATGCTTAAAAGGAAAATCTCTGGAAATGAAGCGCCGAAACTCCCACCAAGAAATA aTGAGGTAGAGGTTCAACAAATTGAAGAGGATGAAGAGGATGATATGTACGTCGTTCCAAATCTCTCCCCATGTCTTTCATCCCCAGGGGCCAGCAAATCAGAATATTTTGAAGTTGTGTCAGATACAGAGACCCCTGTTATGCCACCGAG TTTCAACAGTTCAGCCAATGCAGCCCAATGCCCTCCCAGAATCCAAGTGGAGCAAAATGAACCGCAAAGCGACCCCGTCTACTTCGTCCCCGATGACGGCCAGGAGGACTTCGACCAGCTCTACGGCAATGTGGATAACGACGAATTTAAAGAACATCAACGTCAATCAGTGGCTGTCAGCCCAACACCCCAAACTAAACTTCGCAAGCCGGCTGTCTTCCCTAAGCCATTCCAGAAAGCGGTGAAAGACCCACCTCCAAAAAGTCCTAAAA ATTCCCCGCCACCAGTAGTCATCGAAGACGACGATATTTATTCCTGTGTCTACGAAGAAGAAAAATCAGGTGGGTCTCCGCCCGCCCCCTCGGCCCGCACCACAAGTCCCACAGATGAAACCTCCGCTTTAAAATTTGAACATTCATATGTCAACCTGGTTTGTGACACAGTCCCCTTGCACGAGCCGTCATTTAATGAGGTACCGTATGATGAAAATGAGTTTGAAGTCAGACATACGTACTTCAAGTTGCCAAATACAAAGAGACCCGTCCCAGCACATAAACCGCAAAGTCCACAATTAAGACCAGTCGCAGCTGTCAGGTCGagtttaaaataa
- the LOC117298999 gene encoding uncharacterized protein LOC117298999 isoform X2 — protein sequence MMKMDGMKWVAKNMLRRSDLATVVIDQKTVQELINGKLISSLNDVSLDLLKWSYSEPNYAFPDVFSAWSDLDAGFTQLLQEYMEECSRYRKTFKDITAEGKKVTEVQREKEKSASKVVACRNKVESAKKAKKTEKSKIVNLESELYLAQAKDGEMAEVLKKCLSEFEVFKAVLLKESMTKHCQSLMGFLEKSTALCKVKLEAVESMPSGPAMTPSSVSENSSKVEDVFRKLHLQLPPRDPALERNLPAQKFKSLPPPQTFNNSPQNCRLPLEPVFTQQGKNKQPKGGVPVFNRASESDESDLEDENEYMTPDEEMLKRKISGNEAPKLPPRNNEVEVQQIEEDEEDDMYVVPNLSPCLSSPGASKSEYFEVVSDTETPVMPPSSANAAQCPPRIQVEQNEPQSDPVYFVPDDGQEDFDQLYGNVDNDEFKEHQRQSVAVSPTPQTKLRKPAVFPKPFQKAVKDPPPKSPKNSPPPVVIEDDDIYSCVYEEEKSGGSPPAPSARTTSPTDETSALKFEHSYVNLVCDTVPLHEPSFNEVPYDENEFEVRHTYFKLPNTKRPVPAHKPQSPQLRPVAAVRSSLK from the exons TGAGCTTGGACCTACTCAAATGGTCTTACAGTGAGCCCAACTATGCATTCCCAGATGTGTTCTCAGCGTGGTCCGACTTGGATGCCGGATTTACTCAACTCTTACAAGAATATATGGAAGAG TGTTCCAGATACAGAAAGACGTTCAAGGACATCACAGCAGAAGGAAAGAAAGTCACAGAAGTCCAGAGAGAAAAAGAGAAATCTGCAAGCAAGGTGGTCGCCTGCCGGAACAAG GTGGAGAGTGCCAAGAAGGccaagaaaacagaaaaatcaAAAATTGTGAACTTGGAGTCGGAGCTGTATTTG GCACAAGCAAAAGATGGAGAAATGGCCGAAGTACTGAAGAAATGTCTTTCAGAATTTGAAGTCTTTAAG GCTGTGCTGTTGAAGGAGTCGATGACAAAACACTGTCAATCTCTGATGGGTTTCCTTGAGAAAAGCACCGCCTTGTGTAAGGTGAAACTAGAAGCAGTCGAGTCGATGCCGAGTGGACCAGCAATGACACCTAGTTCTGTATCAG AAAATAGCAGTAAAGTTGAGGACGTTTTCAGAAAGTTGCATCTTCAGCTCCCTCCAAGAGATCCAGCGTTAGAACGAAACCTGCCAGCACAGAAGTTCAAGTCTTTGCCACCCCCGCAGACCTTTAATAACTCGCCCCAAAACTGCAGGCTACCATTGGAACCTGTTTTCACACAACAGGGTAAAAATAAGCAGCCGAAGGGTGGGGTTCCAG TTTTTAACCGTGCATCTGAGAGCGATGAAAGTGACTTGGAAGATGAAAACGAATATATGACGCCTGATGAGGAAATGCTTAAAAGGAAAATCTCTGGAAATGAAGCGCCGAAACTCCCACCAAGAAATA aTGAGGTAGAGGTTCAACAAATTGAAGAGGATGAAGAGGATGATATGTACGTCGTTCCAAATCTCTCCCCATGTCTTTCATCCCCAGGGGCCAGCAAATCAGAATATTTTGAAGTTGTGTCAGATACAGAGACCCCTGTTATGCCACCGAG TTCAGCCAATGCAGCCCAATGCCCTCCCAGAATCCAAGTGGAGCAAAATGAACCGCAAAGCGACCCCGTCTACTTCGTCCCCGATGACGGCCAGGAGGACTTCGACCAGCTCTACGGCAATGTGGATAACGACGAATTTAAAGAACATCAACGTCAATCAGTGGCTGTCAGCCCAACACCCCAAACTAAACTTCGCAAGCCGGCTGTCTTCCCTAAGCCATTCCAGAAAGCGGTGAAAGACCCACCTCCAAAAAGTCCTAAAA ATTCCCCGCCACCAGTAGTCATCGAAGACGACGATATTTATTCCTGTGTCTACGAAGAAGAAAAATCAGGTGGGTCTCCGCCCGCCCCCTCGGCCCGCACCACAAGTCCCACAGATGAAACCTCCGCTTTAAAATTTGAACATTCATATGTCAACCTGGTTTGTGACACAGTCCCCTTGCACGAGCCGTCATTTAATGAGGTACCGTATGATGAAAATGAGTTTGAAGTCAGACATACGTACTTCAAGTTGCCAAATACAAAGAGACCCGTCCCAGCACATAAACCGCAAAGTCCACAATTAAGACCAGTCGCAGCTGTCAGGTCGagtttaaaataa